A region of Marnyiella aurantia DNA encodes the following proteins:
- a CDS encoding nucleotidyltransferase family protein encodes MKALIFAAGKGTRLKPFTDHHPKALAPVNGVPLLERNIKYLQSYGINEFVINIHHFGEQIIQFLKEKDNFGAKIEISDERAELLETGGGLLFAKHFLESEEDFLILNADILTDLNITDLVKYHQSKRNFVTLAVSDRNSSRKLLFNKEQQLRGWTNLDTGEERLAEPDTGFKPLAFSGIHCVNRGVFNKMSRTGKFSIMEEYLDLMSIGQIFGFEHSAHLVDVGKPEAIALAERYFK; translated from the coding sequence ATGAAAGCACTGATTTTCGCTGCAGGTAAGGGCACCCGCCTGAAACCCTTTACAGACCATCATCCAAAAGCACTGGCGCCGGTGAACGGTGTGCCTTTACTGGAAAGAAATATAAAATACCTACAGTCGTATGGCATCAATGAATTTGTCATCAACATTCACCATTTCGGCGAACAGATTATTCAGTTTCTGAAGGAGAAGGACAATTTTGGCGCGAAGATTGAAATCTCGGATGAGCGTGCCGAGCTGTTGGAAACCGGCGGAGGTTTGCTGTTTGCCAAACATTTCCTTGAATCTGAGGAAGATTTTCTGATTTTGAATGCCGACATTTTAACAGACCTGAATATTACGGATCTGGTAAAATATCATCAGAGTAAAAGGAATTTTGTGACCCTGGCAGTATCTGACAGGAATAGTTCCAGAAAACTTCTTTTCAACAAGGAACAACAATTGCGCGGATGGACAAATCTTGACACTGGTGAAGAGCGGCTGGCAGAGCCAGACACCGGTTTTAAACCACTAGCCTTCAGTGGGATTCACTGCGTAAACAGAGGTGTTTTCAATAAGATGAGCCGCACGGGTAAGTTCTCCATCATGGAAGAATATCTGGACTTAATGTCTATCGGGCAGATCTTCGGCTTTGAGCATTCGGCACATTTGGTTGATGTAGGAAAACCTGAGGCTATTGCATTAGCCGAAAGGTATTTTAAATAA
- a CDS encoding LOG family protein has protein sequence MTGPKDELDQRVQSHFREKTWDESIGKDSWMVFKIMAELVDGYDKLAKIGPCVSIFGSARLKEGDKYYDLATEIAEKITGIGFGIITGGGPGIMEAGNKGARQAEGKSIGLNIDLPFEQHFNPYIDKNYSIDFNYFFVRKVMFVKYSQGFIVMPGGFGTLDELSEALTLIQTAKIARFPVILVGSEFWSGLLDWFKQTLLKDGMISEEDLNLYRVVDTADEAVAHIKAFYDKYTIGVNF, from the coding sequence ATGACAGGTCCCAAGGATGAACTGGACCAGCGCGTACAAAGTCACTTTCGGGAGAAAACTTGGGACGAGTCCATTGGTAAGGACAGCTGGATGGTCTTTAAAATAATGGCTGAACTTGTGGACGGTTATGATAAACTGGCCAAAATAGGTCCGTGCGTTTCCATCTTCGGATCGGCGCGGCTGAAAGAAGGAGACAAATATTACGACCTTGCCACTGAAATCGCCGAAAAAATTACCGGTATTGGCTTCGGTATCATCACTGGTGGAGGACCCGGAATTATGGAGGCTGGAAACAAGGGCGCACGACAGGCAGAGGGTAAATCCATCGGGCTCAATATAGATCTTCCTTTTGAACAGCATTTTAATCCCTATATAGACAAAAACTATTCGATCGATTTTAATTACTTTTTTGTACGGAAGGTAATGTTTGTAAAATACTCACAGGGATTTATTGTAATGCCGGGCGGTTTTGGCACTTTAGACGAGCTCTCTGAAGCTCTTACACTAATACAGACGGCGAAGATTGCGCGTTTCCCGGTAATATTGGTAGGCAGTGAGTTTTGGAGCGGACTGCTGGACTGGTTTAAGCAAACGCTGCTGAAGGACGGAATGATTTCAGAGGAGGATCTGAATCTGTACCGGGTGGTTGATACCGCCGATGAGGCAGTGGCTCATATTAAAGCATTCTACGACAAGTACACCATTGGGGTAAACTTCTGA
- a CDS encoding DUF5689 domain-containing protein encodes MTKRVIFSNYIYIEDATGGIRVNINKTNLYQDARFKVGKEIYIKLNTLLIGSVNGELQLGQLFGNNVGQIAEADVYKFFFDSKKPLAAPVPTERTISQLTMADVGRWIKLKDVEFINTDLGNNYASGSPTNRTLKDCNGNTIILRTSHFANFASEEIDGGRGDVYAILSVFNGTYQLWIPKQIHADLDNPRCDGSIPPTKIFAEDFQNGLTANWTKVSVAGTQEWTTSNQGAGSNYYAVMNGGAFANEDWLVSSEISLSGFGNYSLSFDSDGMGAAGLPLQVFITDSYTGNPTTTNWTQLTAPIDTNLGAWGFINSGLVNLNAYANKNVRIAFKYTSSATASTTWELDNVKVLGQ; translated from the coding sequence ATGACGAAACGGGTAATCTTTTCAAATTATATCTATATTGAAGATGCTACAGGTGGTATCCGCGTGAACATCAATAAGACTAATCTTTATCAGGATGCGAGATTTAAAGTTGGTAAAGAAATTTATATCAAACTGAATACTTTACTTATTGGTAGTGTGAATGGTGAACTGCAGTTGGGTCAGCTGTTCGGCAATAATGTAGGTCAGATCGCTGAAGCGGATGTATATAAATTCTTTTTCGACAGTAAGAAGCCACTGGCCGCACCCGTTCCTACGGAAAGAACAATTAGCCAACTTACAATGGCCGATGTTGGAAGATGGATAAAGCTCAAAGATGTGGAATTTATTAACACTGATCTGGGTAATAACTATGCCTCAGGATCACCAACCAACAGGACACTGAAAGACTGTAATGGAAATACCATCATTCTGCGTACAAGTCATTTTGCAAATTTTGCTTCTGAAGAAATAGATGGTGGACGTGGCGATGTATACGCTATTCTAAGTGTTTTCAACGGAACGTACCAACTTTGGATTCCTAAGCAGATTCATGCTGATCTGGATAATCCAAGATGCGACGGAAGTATTCCGCCCACTAAAATCTTTGCAGAGGATTTCCAGAATGGTCTTACTGCAAACTGGACAAAAGTAAGCGTAGCTGGCACACAGGAATGGACCACATCCAACCAGGGAGCAGGATCCAACTACTATGCTGTGATGAACGGCGGTGCTTTTGCCAATGAGGATTGGTTGGTTTCCAGTGAAATATCCCTTTCCGGATTCGGAAACTATTCCTTATCTTTTGATTCAGACGGAATGGGCGCGGCAGGATTACCACTGCAGGTATTTATTACTGACTCTTATACCGGCAATCCAACAACAACAAACTGGACACAGTTAACAGCTCCAATCGATACTAACCTTGGTGCGTGGGGATTCATTAACTCCGGTCTTGTGAATCTGAATGCATATGCCAACAAAAATGTGCGCATCGCATTCAAATATACAAGTTCAGCAACTGCTTCCACAACATGGGAGCTAGACAACGTAAAGGTTCTGGGACAATAA
- a CDS encoding WG repeat-containing protein — protein sequence MMIKWFSVLLSLMVVFGSAQSKKTSKVAKPAAAKPALVKINHEIPALIPQIRNGLFGFVNQQGKIVIKPEYSNVGFFTEDCNLLNSENAKVRKFGSSNYASVRRQGVDFRIDMSGKRVYQYKEADLAKCPFVFMKQRFHAYVRRGFYGIIEQPHFRNEDDYQSYVIYPQYQYLHILEGDNLDSPMIVASQNDRFGVIDINNNVVIPFEYSDIKRNYSWKLAKLFEVSKDGVNYFFIDAKNKGY from the coding sequence ATGATGATAAAATGGTTTTCGGTATTGTTGTCTTTGATGGTGGTTTTTGGCTCTGCGCAGTCCAAAAAAACATCAAAAGTTGCAAAGCCAGCTGCTGCTAAACCGGCGCTGGTGAAAATTAACCATGAAATACCGGCACTTATTCCTCAAATACGTAATGGCCTCTTTGGCTTTGTAAATCAGCAGGGCAAAATAGTTATTAAACCGGAGTACAGTAATGTGGGCTTTTTTACAGAAGACTGCAATCTTTTAAATTCAGAAAATGCAAAAGTCCGAAAGTTCGGAAGTAGTAACTATGCTTCCGTTCGCCGTCAGGGAGTAGATTTCAGGATTGATATGAGCGGAAAAAGGGTTTATCAGTACAAGGAAGCCGACCTTGCTAAATGTCCTTTCGTTTTTATGAAGCAACGTTTCCATGCCTATGTGCGAAGGGGATTTTACGGAATCATTGAGCAGCCTCATTTCAGGAACGAAGACGATTATCAAAGCTATGTGATTTACCCGCAATACCAGTATCTGCACATCCTGGAAGGTGACAACCTGGACAGCCCAATGATTGTCGCTTCCCAAAATGACCGCTTTGGTGTTATTGACATAAATAACAATGTAGTAATCCCTTTTGAATATTCTGATATAAAGCGTAATTACAGCTGGAAACTGGCTAAACTCTTTGAAGTGAGCAAGGATGGTGTGAACTATTTTTTTATTGATGCCAAAAACAAAGGCTACTGA
- a CDS encoding DUF5689 domain-containing protein — protein sequence MKKYSSFLRSLYFMMAALLITGCVHDDIYDDPNLAGYECKDLTANMTIAQVKALKQSGVAYVFPDASASEMIMEGYVSSTDETGNIYKTIYIQDNPQNPTHGFTISVDAVSTYTKFPQGSKIYIKLNGLALGTYGGLIQLGVKDAAASGADAVSRIPESTVPAHIFRSCTERAKIVPKILTLAQMSAANDNLLGALIQVNNAEFDRTVLCSVFAPDGTSVDRRINDGTTTSARVVRNSGFASFANQTLPSGNGTFVGIMSKFNSTYQMYINKVSDLDMNNFPRLDGIAADPCTLDLTGSFAEDSSGSEANVYRSINYY from the coding sequence ATGAAAAAATACAGTTCATTTTTAAGATCTCTGTACTTCATGATGGCGGCCTTGCTTATTACGGGTTGTGTACATGATGATATTTATGATGATCCTAATCTGGCCGGCTACGAATGTAAAGATCTTACGGCTAATATGACTATAGCCCAGGTTAAAGCCTTGAAACAGTCTGGCGTAGCCTATGTCTTTCCTGATGCTTCAGCATCGGAAATGATTATGGAAGGATATGTTTCATCTACAGATGAAACCGGGAATATCTACAAGACAATCTATATCCAGGATAATCCGCAGAACCCTACACATGGTTTCACCATCAGTGTAGATGCAGTTAGTACGTACACAAAATTTCCACAGGGTTCTAAAATTTATATTAAGCTCAACGGCCTGGCCCTGGGAACTTATGGAGGTTTAATACAGTTGGGAGTGAAGGATGCTGCTGCCTCAGGGGCAGACGCTGTGTCCAGGATCCCTGAAAGTACGGTTCCTGCCCATATTTTCCGGTCATGTACGGAGCGCGCTAAAATCGTTCCTAAGATACTTACACTTGCGCAGATGTCTGCCGCAAACGATAATCTTTTGGGAGCCCTTATTCAGGTAAATAATGCCGAGTTTGACCGTACAGTTCTTTGCTCTGTTTTTGCACCGGACGGAACAAGTGTAGACCGCCGTATCAATGATGGCACAACAACATCTGCAAGGGTGGTTAGAAACAGTGGTTTTGCATCATTTGCCAACCAAACCCTGCCAAGCGGAAACGGAACCTTCGTTGGTATCATGAGCAAGTTCAACTCAACTTACCAGATGTACATCAATAAGGTTTCTGATCTCGACATGAACAACTTCCCAAGGCTGGACGGTATCGCGGCAGATCCTTGTACCCTGGACCTAACGGGGTCTTTCGCCGAAGACAGTTCAGGAAGTGAAGCAAATGTTTACAGGAGCATTAACTACTATTAA
- a CDS encoding aminoglycoside phosphotransferase family protein: MEKAQQFLENYTGSTCSVFYALAESGSSRRNYFATSGGRNFIVTSNSNLRENESFYYLTDVFQQLQLNTPKIFSISEDRTLYVQEYLGKRTLSEIISQEGESERVKILVRKSLNSLFVLQQKSVNKVDFSNAFEYEVYDELPIQNDLFYFKSFIADVLELPYHKSSLLREFRELTEKLTDLGPRSVMLRDFQARNIMVNDEDEVYFIDYQSAMEGPAMYDVISFLFQAKANFSINFRAEMLNYYFDMHDDPTVREQLQSSLGPLQLVRFMQVLGAYGFRGLIQKKAHFISSLSAGTDNLYSLSEKWKDMHLYPELKKLITCLKSGETNKKIKQSLL; this comes from the coding sequence TTGGAAAAAGCTCAACAGTTTCTTGAAAATTATACCGGAAGTACATGTTCGGTTTTTTATGCACTCGCCGAAAGCGGATCATCCCGACGCAACTATTTCGCTACCTCAGGTGGCCGGAATTTCATCGTGACCAGCAACAGCAATCTCAGGGAAAATGAATCGTTTTATTATCTGACAGACGTTTTTCAGCAACTGCAGCTCAACACTCCAAAAATTTTCAGTATTTCCGAAGACCGAACCCTGTATGTGCAGGAGTATTTGGGTAAACGTACACTTTCAGAAATAATCAGCCAGGAAGGTGAAAGTGAAAGGGTCAAAATTCTTGTTCGTAAGAGCCTCAACAGCCTGTTTGTCCTTCAGCAAAAATCAGTAAATAAGGTTGATTTCAGCAACGCATTTGAATATGAAGTGTATGACGAACTGCCGATACAGAACGATCTCTTTTATTTTAAAAGCTTCATTGCAGATGTACTGGAGCTTCCTTACCATAAATCCAGCCTGCTGCGGGAATTCCGCGAGCTTACGGAGAAACTTACCGATCTGGGACCACGCTCTGTGATGCTGCGTGATTTTCAGGCACGGAATATTATGGTAAATGATGAAGATGAGGTTTACTTCATAGATTACCAGTCCGCAATGGAAGGACCGGCCATGTATGACGTAATTTCTTTTCTGTTCCAGGCCAAAGCTAACTTTTCGATTAACTTTCGTGCTGAGATGTTAAACTATTACTTTGATATGCATGATGACCCCACGGTTCGCGAACAACTACAGAGTTCACTCGGACCGCTGCAACTTGTCCGTTTTATGCAGGTTTTGGGTGCGTATGGTTTCCGGGGACTCATCCAGAAAAAGGCTCATTTCATATCAAGTCTCAGTGCAGGAACCGATAATTTATACTCATTAAGCGAGAAATGGAAAGACATGCACTTATACCCCGAACTTAAAAAGCTCATAACCTGTCTGAAGTCCGGCGAAACGAATAAAAAAATCAAACAATCACTATTATAA
- a CDS encoding endonuclease/exonuclease/phosphatase family protein, producing MKKYLIITATLCFGMVFSQKQVQRATVAFMNVENLWDTVPSFDYIDGTKDVNNPAFHRSVPLDSIDLMDTTEDYRGPWSNELVKDKKVIRRQILADDFTANSAKNWDTQKYNDKMGKLAKVISELGRTYTNDNPAIMGLLEIENRQVVQDLISQPLLAKSDYGIVHYNSYDARGVDNAIIYQKKRFRPTETYKKEIKIFDDEGKRVYTRDIIVMKGLLDGERIAVFMNHWPSRSGGEARSLPRRIAAAAALKAEMDKASAESPGIKLIAMGDFNDDPVSPSLRKHLGAVGDPSELSDKSPYYNLMTKLYKAGVASLAYRDAPNLFDQIIVSKNLYSPEKMTNSYSVYKAEIFAPSYLVNSQGQWKGYPFRSWDGDRYTGGYSDHFPAVSVLQKEHTPAR from the coding sequence ATGAAAAAATATCTGATTATTACCGCCACACTGTGCTTCGGAATGGTCTTTTCGCAGAAACAGGTGCAACGCGCCACTGTCGCATTCATGAATGTGGAGAACCTTTGGGACACTGTACCTTCCTTCGATTATATAGACGGAACCAAAGATGTGAACAACCCTGCTTTCCACCGTAGTGTGCCTCTGGACTCCATAGACCTTATGGATACTACCGAAGACTACAGAGGTCCCTGGAGTAACGAACTCGTGAAGGATAAAAAGGTAATCAGAAGGCAGATTCTGGCTGACGATTTTACCGCGAACAGTGCCAAGAACTGGGACACGCAGAAATATAATGACAAGATGGGGAAACTGGCAAAAGTCATTTCTGAACTGGGCCGCACATACACAAATGACAATCCCGCAATAATGGGCCTTTTGGAAATAGAGAACCGCCAGGTCGTTCAGGATCTCATCAGCCAACCGTTACTGGCCAAAAGCGATTATGGAATTGTACACTACAATTCGTACGACGCACGTGGTGTAGACAATGCCATTATCTATCAGAAAAAAAGATTCCGCCCGACTGAAACCTATAAAAAGGAAATCAAGATTTTTGATGATGAAGGTAAAAGGGTTTATACACGTGACATCATTGTGATGAAAGGCTTGCTTGATGGCGAAAGAATCGCAGTTTTCATGAATCACTGGCCTTCCCGAAGCGGCGGAGAAGCCCGCTCCCTGCCAAGACGTATCGCTGCTGCAGCAGCATTGAAAGCAGAAATGGACAAGGCAAGTGCCGAAAGTCCGGGCATTAAGCTTATCGCCATGGGCGATTTTAACGACGACCCTGTGAGCCCAAGCCTCAGGAAACATTTAGGTGCCGTGGGCGATCCTTCTGAACTTTCAGACAAATCACCGTACTATAACCTGATGACCAAACTGTATAAAGCAGGTGTTGCCTCACTGGCCTACCGTGATGCACCCAACCTGTTCGACCAGATCATTGTGTCAAAAAACCTGTATTCGCCGGAGAAAATGACAAATAGTTATTCTGTTTACAAAGCAGAGATTTTCGCTCCGTCCTACCTTGTGAACTCACAGGGACAGTGGAAAGGGTATCCATTCCGCTCCTGGGACGGCGACCGTTACACCGGAGGGTACAGTGACCACTTCCCTGCCGTATCGGTACTTCAGAAAGAACATACACCAGCCAGATAA
- a CDS encoding TonB-dependent receptor — MIKKLSLISLFTLLPASFYFAQTTVYAYVKDAAGKPIENAEIDLAQSGNDVTADKIGYFQFVDMQPGRYLITIFKPTFEPKIVEFDVTADEKRKDLGVISLNPSPTDAGVLVIDDSAGDNDEGGSSMQPTIGLLSSGRDVFQSVTAFELGAYWFRPRGIENRYEDILFNGVSMSKNDDGRVDFSNWGGLNDVTRYPFENVDNITPSEYTFGNLGGVVYYNTRASSYRKQTSLAYSFTNRSYFHRAMATYSSGLTKNGWAFTFSGSRRWADDGVIDGTYQDSYAYFAAIEKQFSSRHAINFTAFGAPTYRASNSPNTQETYDLMGKNYNAYWGWQDGEKRNSRIRRVFEPVFMLTDYLKIGENSNWNNTISYQFGRDGRSRLDWFHAADPNPTYYRKLPGYMYSGFMDADSDGSTDITDAEQAQFNAYVNQWQTNPNVSQIDWNSLYSANILNRYDMNGNEQGAVYTIVEDVNKDKTLNFASHFDTKLASNWKLNLNFNYQNLKSDNFREMKDLLGALYANDLNAFNNDAPNDADNPGRRIMEGDRTQYSYDLLRNTYALNASTEVDFPKWNVMASVFSSYSESQREGKFRNPLYADSKGKSDIYDAFDAGIKGRVTYKIDGRNFIVYNGALFSLAPTLNEIFINPRATNLITPGVENQIVNSNDLSYILRGQILKLRLGAYHTTMNNATEISRYYVDISSETADQGNALVAEVLSGINKTYKGLELGAEVKITPTLSANAVASYGDYRITNNPTVYTTDDDSVERTGSPVREWGTAQLKDYKVAGTPQKAYSFGLRYNSTKFWWLGASANYLQDQFLDFSALNKTAALYTNPLTGDNYNGVTPEQIARLTAQQKFEDQFMLNANAGKTFVYGKYRMGVSVSVNNILNNRDYVTGGFEQGRNVNFPESLADANRTYSYFGPKLWYDRGRTFFANVYLRF, encoded by the coding sequence ATGATTAAAAAACTGTCCTTAATCTCATTGTTTACACTGCTGCCTGCGTCTTTCTATTTCGCGCAGACTACTGTGTATGCCTATGTAAAGGATGCCGCAGGGAAACCGATTGAAAACGCTGAAATTGATTTGGCGCAGTCCGGCAACGATGTTACCGCAGACAAGATTGGATATTTCCAGTTTGTAGATATGCAGCCAGGCCGCTATCTGATCACCATTTTTAAGCCGACTTTTGAACCTAAAATTGTGGAGTTCGACGTTACGGCAGACGAAAAAAGAAAGGATCTGGGTGTTATCAGCCTGAACCCTTCACCAACCGATGCAGGAGTTTTGGTTATTGATGATTCTGCCGGCGACAATGACGAAGGCGGTTCGTCCATGCAACCTACCATTGGACTGTTAAGTTCCGGCCGGGATGTATTCCAAAGTGTTACAGCTTTTGAGCTTGGCGCCTACTGGTTCCGTCCGAGAGGTATCGAGAACCGCTATGAAGATATTCTTTTCAACGGTGTGTCTATGTCCAAGAATGATGACGGCAGGGTTGATTTCAGTAACTGGGGCGGATTGAACGATGTTACACGTTATCCATTTGAAAATGTGGACAATATTACCCCCTCTGAGTACACATTCGGTAATCTTGGTGGCGTGGTTTATTATAATACCCGTGCTTCCAGCTACCGTAAACAAACTTCGCTGGCCTACTCATTTACCAACAGAAGTTATTTTCACAGAGCGATGGCTACCTACAGCAGTGGTCTTACCAAGAATGGCTGGGCATTTACATTTTCAGGAAGCCGCAGATGGGCAGATGATGGTGTGATAGACGGTACTTACCAGGATTCATACGCCTATTTTGCCGCTATTGAGAAGCAGTTCAGCTCCAGGCATGCCATTAATTTTACCGCTTTTGGGGCACCGACTTACCGGGCTTCCAATTCTCCTAACACTCAGGAAACGTATGACCTGATGGGTAAGAATTATAATGCTTACTGGGGATGGCAGGATGGTGAGAAACGAAACTCACGTATCCGACGTGTTTTTGAACCTGTTTTCATGCTTACTGACTACCTTAAAATTGGTGAAAACAGCAACTGGAACAATACCATTTCCTATCAGTTTGGTCGTGACGGCCGCAGCAGACTGGATTGGTTCCACGCAGCTGATCCTAACCCGACATACTACAGAAAATTACCTGGTTATATGTACAGCGGTTTCATGGATGCTGACTCCGACGGTTCAACAGATATCACAGATGCAGAACAGGCTCAGTTTAATGCTTATGTAAATCAGTGGCAAACAAACCCAAATGTAAGCCAGATAGACTGGAACTCACTGTATTCCGCAAATATACTGAACCGGTATGATATGAACGGAAACGAGCAGGGTGCGGTTTATACGATAGTAGAAGATGTAAACAAAGATAAAACTTTGAACTTCGCCTCTCATTTCGATACGAAACTTGCCTCTAACTGGAAACTTAACCTGAACTTTAATTATCAGAACCTTAAGTCTGATAATTTCCGGGAAATGAAAGACCTTTTGGGCGCTCTTTACGCAAATGACCTGAACGCCTTCAACAACGATGCACCGAATGATGCAGATAACCCTGGCCGCAGGATTATGGAAGGAGACAGAACTCAGTATTCTTACGACCTTCTTCGTAATACTTATGCACTGAATGCTTCTACGGAAGTGGATTTCCCAAAATGGAATGTAATGGCGTCCGTATTCTCTTCCTATTCTGAATCGCAGCGCGAAGGTAAATTCAGAAATCCACTTTATGCCGACAGTAAAGGAAAAAGTGATATTTACGACGCATTTGATGCCGGGATAAAAGGTAGAGTGACTTATAAGATTGACGGACGTAACTTCATTGTCTATAACGGAGCACTCTTCAGTCTGGCGCCTACGCTTAACGAGATTTTCATCAACCCAAGAGCTACTAACCTGATTACGCCGGGTGTGGAAAACCAGATTGTCAACTCAAACGATCTCAGTTATATTTTGAGAGGCCAGATCCTGAAACTGAGGTTAGGCGCATACCATACCACGATGAACAACGCCACGGAAATCTCCAGATATTATGTGGATATCTCCAGTGAGACTGCGGATCAGGGAAATGCGCTTGTTGCTGAAGTTCTAAGCGGCATCAACAAAACCTACAAAGGTCTTGAACTGGGTGCGGAAGTGAAGATTACACCTACACTTTCAGCAAATGCGGTAGCCAGTTATGGTGATTACAGGATAACCAATAATCCTACAGTTTATACCACCGATGATGACAGTGTAGAACGTACAGGATCTCCGGTAAGAGAATGGGGAACAGCTCAACTTAAAGATTATAAAGTTGCCGGAACTCCACAGAAGGCTTATTCCTTTGGGCTCAGATACAATTCTACAAAATTCTGGTGGTTAGGAGCATCTGCAAATTACCTGCAGGACCAATTCCTGGATTTCTCAGCACTTAATAAAACAGCAGCCCTGTACACAAATCCTTTAACTGGGGATAATTATAACGGCGTGACTCCGGAACAGATTGCGAGACTTACGGCACAGCAGAAATTTGAAGATCAGTTCATGCTCAATGCCAATGCAGGTAAGACATTTGTATACGGAAAATACAGAATGGGTGTTAGTGTAAGTGTAAATAATATCCTGAACAACCGCGATTATGTAACCGGAGGTTTTGAGCAGGGCAGAAACGTAAACTTTCCTGAGTCACTTGCTGACGCCAACCGGACCTACAGTTATTTTGGTCCTAAATTATGGTATGACAGAGGAAGAACCTTCTTCGCAAATGTTTACTTAAGATTCTAA
- a CDS encoding RapZ C-terminal domain-containing protein produces the protein MSLTIDIHSFSYKKGGIPKDTTGNGGGFAFDCRGILNPGRIEEYKAQTGRDISVQEYLEAKTEMPRFLQLVHNMVSISIENYLERGFEHLQINFGCTGGQHRSVYCAEKTAHFIRENYPEANVVIHHDEQPQLNAEVTI, from the coding sequence ATGAGTTTAACAATAGATATACACAGCTTTTCCTATAAAAAAGGGGGAATTCCCAAAGATACTACCGGCAACGGCGGCGGCTTTGCCTTCGACTGCCGCGGTATCCTGAATCCGGGGCGGATAGAGGAGTATAAAGCGCAAACAGGGCGTGATATTTCAGTACAGGAATATCTGGAGGCCAAAACAGAAATGCCAAGATTTCTTCAGCTTGTACATAATATGGTTTCCATCAGCATCGAGAATTACCTGGAAAGAGGGTTTGAACATCTTCAGATCAATTTCGGCTGCACCGGCGGCCAACACCGCTCCGTATACTGTGCTGAAAAGACTGCGCACTTTATCCGCGAAAATTATCCAGAGGCAAACGTAGTGATCCATCATGATGAACAACCGCAACTTAATGCAGAAGTTACAATTTAA
- a CDS encoding DUF6702 family protein gives MKKYLHIISILTVFLMMGFATQDFYSSMTKVDYVEGSKTLKFTTKLNTSHISDAIKINPNTAQFEAEVKKYVNNNIDVYINGAAKTLTFTGSQVKGETVWVYFESGGIGDVSTIRIKNTILLGTFPKQFNLVNIAYKGNQKTMNFQRGKEVNEVSF, from the coding sequence ATGAAAAAATATTTACATATAATCTCCATTTTAACAGTTTTTCTGATGATGGGTTTTGCCACGCAGGACTTTTATTCATCAATGACTAAAGTGGATTACGTGGAAGGCAGCAAAACGCTGAAGTTTACCACGAAGCTGAATACCAGCCATATTTCCGATGCCATAAAGATAAATCCAAATACTGCACAGTTTGAGGCTGAAGTGAAAAAGTACGTTAATAACAATATTGATGTGTACATTAACGGGGCAGCTAAAACACTTACTTTCACGGGAAGTCAGGTAAAAGGTGAAACCGTATGGGTTTATTTTGAATCCGGGGGTATAGGAGATGTAAGTACTATAAGGATTAAGAATACTATATTATTGGGAACTTTTCCAAAACAGTTTAATCTGGTAAATATCGCATATAAAGGTAACCAGAAGACGATGAATTTCCAGAGAGGTAAAGAAGTGAACGAAGTTTCATTTTAA